A stretch of Pseudoprevotella muciniphila DNA encodes these proteins:
- a CDS encoding STAS domain-containing protein produces the protein MKVFIINDEPICVKLQGRLDTMAAVEVTPDFQSLSQYADRHLVLDCGELEYISSSGLRLLLALRKEVAAKGGKLQICNLSKDILQIFNITGLISLFDIDVPQ, from the coding sequence ATGAAAGTATTTATTATCAACGACGAACCTATCTGCGTAAAGTTGCAAGGTCGCTTAGACACAATGGCAGCAGTAGAAGTTACACCCGATTTCCAAAGCCTCAGTCAATATGCAGACCGACACTTAGTTCTTGATTGTGGCGAACTGGAGTATATCTCTTCATCCGGATTGCGCCTTCTGCTCGCTCTACGCAAGGAAGTCGCCGCGAAAGGCGGCAAGTTGCAAATTTGCAATTTGAGCAAAGATATCCTGCAAATCTTCAATATCACAGGTTTAATAAGTCTGTTCGATATAGATGTGCCCCAATAA
- a CDS encoding anti-sigma factor antagonist (This anti-anti-sigma factor, or anti-sigma factor antagonist, belongs to a family that includes characterized members SpoIIAA, RsbV, RsfA, and RsfB.) — protein MITQLTNNGGKVTLTLVGRLDTVAAQELNAELQPLLAKQNSIESLVVDAEGLEYISSSGLRILLTLTKQYKDFRIISVQPAVYDVLNMTGFTKIMNVERALRNLSVDGCEIIGIGGVGTVYRLDDDTIIKVFREGTTIEEVRGEINMSKEAFVMGMPTAISFDVVKVGGQYGLVYELLDADTLSACIKREPERIDEFARRYAELFRQLHQIDVPASSSVPCAMENERKQVMHIRRYFPQESIDLLMQILDAIPNGRSLLHLDLQTKNAMVQNGELMLIDMGEVGYGHPLLDLGHAYSAMVTLVGDYEKIIGMPKALGVELWNRAIGYYLEGLPADVVEQRKRQIEVVSCVRNFSWLALSDSFPEEVVNECKDVFEERVASRRDYILDVCKTFGDWQI, from the coding sequence ATGATTACTCAACTGACAAACAATGGCGGAAAGGTTACGCTGACACTCGTTGGCAGGCTTGACACTGTGGCTGCGCAAGAATTAAATGCCGAGTTGCAACCATTGCTGGCAAAACAGAATAGCATAGAAAGCCTCGTGGTGGATGCGGAGGGTTTGGAATATATATCCAGTTCCGGACTACGCATTCTCCTGACACTGACAAAACAGTACAAGGATTTTCGTATCATCAGTGTACAACCGGCAGTGTATGATGTGCTAAATATGACAGGATTCACAAAAATCATGAATGTAGAGCGTGCACTTCGCAACCTCAGCGTTGATGGATGTGAAATTATTGGTATTGGCGGTGTGGGTACTGTCTATCGTTTGGACGACGACACGATTATTAAGGTATTCCGTGAGGGCACGACGATAGAAGAAGTGCGTGGCGAGATTAACATGTCGAAGGAGGCTTTCGTCATGGGTATGCCAACTGCCATATCGTTTGATGTGGTGAAAGTGGGCGGTCAGTATGGCTTGGTATATGAGTTATTGGATGCAGACACCTTAAGTGCTTGCATCAAGCGCGAACCGGAGCGCATAGACGAGTTTGCCCGTAGGTATGCGGAACTCTTCCGGCAACTTCATCAGATTGACGTTCCTGCCTCCAGCAGTGTGCCATGCGCCATGGAGAACGAACGGAAGCAAGTGATGCATATTCGTCGCTACTTCCCGCAGGAAAGTATCGACCTGCTGATGCAGATACTCGATGCGATTCCCAATGGTCGCAGTTTGCTGCATCTCGACTTGCAGACCAAGAATGCAATGGTTCAGAATGGAGAACTAATGTTAATCGATATGGGCGAAGTAGGATATGGTCATCCGTTGCTCGACCTCGGACACGCTTATTCGGCTATGGTAACGTTGGTTGGAGACTACGAGAAGATTATCGGCATGCCCAAGGCTTTGGGTGTGGAACTCTGGAATCGTGCCATCGGATATTACCTTGAAGGCCTGCCCGCAGATGTGGTGGAACAACGCAAACGGCAAATTGAAGTGGTTTCGTGCGTCAGAAACTTCAGTTGGCTCGCTCTGAGTGATTCGTTCCCCGAAGAGGTGGTAAATGAATGTAAGGACGTTTTCGAGGAACGCGTTGCTTCCCGACGCGATTATATTCTCGATGTATGCAAGACTTTCGGAGATTGGCAAATCTAA
- a CDS encoding formylglycine-generating enzyme family protein, whose translation MTLNSPRSTSYCPLAKGTVLAGHYRIVRHIGHDGQCIVYIATDTKFQDAARELIIKEFFIPGLNTRNRQTGEIVLKDSAAATEIEHRRKRFHEAAEQLSRAKKPHETRATDFFHEHGTDYIVIYDTDLSQSIGRRKFGKRSIITLAALLATFAIGALCLWQALRTPAETADIPTTPSPAPIAGPTIAVNQQKLVIPLANNIEHTLIPVIGSAFVMGATLEQQADTYAEVKPVHSVTLDDFFIGQCEVTQREWEAIMGNNPSIHKGTNHPVENITWEDAQTFLKLLNDRRSNMPLGKYAGWEFRLPTEAEWEYAARGGNQAENLRYSGSNDFRKVAWLADNSRNSTHRVKTLTPNKLGIYDMSGNVREMCMDFYDVTYYHRSPTLNPCNTTQTHYRVIRGSCYNLSANVSSLCMRHACYPNVPASDLGFRIVLAPKVQTQ comes from the coding sequence TTGACTCTAAACTCTCCACGCTCAACATCATACTGCCCGCTTGCAAAAGGCACAGTGCTCGCAGGGCACTACCGCATTGTGCGCCATATAGGCCACGACGGGCAGTGCATCGTGTATATCGCCACCGATACGAAGTTTCAAGATGCAGCGCGCGAGTTGATTATTAAGGAGTTCTTCATCCCCGGACTGAACACGCGCAACAGACAAACCGGAGAAATCGTTCTGAAAGATTCTGCCGCTGCAACGGAAATCGAGCATAGGCGCAAACGCTTCCACGAAGCGGCAGAACAATTATCCCGTGCAAAGAAACCGCATGAAACAAGAGCCACGGATTTCTTTCATGAGCATGGCACAGACTACATCGTCATCTACGACACGGACCTGTCCCAAAGCATAGGAAGGAGAAAGTTCGGGAAGCGCAGCATCATAACTCTGGCAGCCCTCCTTGCGACATTCGCGATAGGTGCATTATGTCTCTGGCAGGCACTCCGCACACCTGCCGAAACCGCCGACATCCCCACCACCCCCTCTCCTGCCCCGATAGCAGGTCCCACAATCGCCGTAAATCAACAGAAACTCGTCATACCCCTTGCAAACAATATAGAACATACGCTCATACCCGTTATTGGCAGCGCGTTCGTCATGGGCGCAACGCTTGAGCAACAGGCAGATACCTATGCCGAAGTAAAGCCCGTACATTCCGTCACTTTGGATGATTTCTTCATCGGGCAGTGTGAGGTAACGCAGCGAGAGTGGGAAGCAATAATGGGCAACAATCCTTCTATCCATAAAGGCACCAACCATCCCGTAGAAAACATCACATGGGAAGATGCGCAGACTTTCCTAAAACTACTAAACGACCGACGCAGCAATATGCCGCTCGGAAAATACGCAGGATGGGAGTTCCGCCTACCCACAGAGGCAGAATGGGAATATGCCGCACGTGGAGGTAACCAAGCAGAAAATCTGCGCTACAGTGGGAGCAATGATTTCAGGAAAGTGGCTTGGCTGGCGGACAACAGCAGGAATAGTACACATCGGGTTAAGACACTCACGCCCAACAAACTCGGTATATACGACATGAGCGGCAATGTCAGAGAAATGTGCATGGATTTCTACGATGTGACATATTACCATCGCAGCCCAACTCTCAATCCGTGCAACACGACACAGACCCATTACAGAGTCATACGGGGCAGTTGCTACAACCTGTCGGCAAACGTATCCTCGCTTTGCATGCGACATGCTTGCTATCCGAATGTTCCCGCATCTGATTTAGGTTTTCGCATCGTTCTTGCGCCAAAAGTACAGACGCAATAA
- a CDS encoding tyrosine-protein phosphatase: MNIDFENIVNARDLGGLNATGGRQVRYGCLMRTAHLHDASDDDVQRLCNEYHIRRIFDFRSLDEAKYMPDRDIPGSVHHLLPTIDMSEEKRTGKAIPEEAFLDLESHIVNYSFYPEVQQMAADMYPSLIRSEYSQLQYATFMRLIIETPDGGVLWHCFQGKDRTGWGAAFLLSALGVSRDDIIRDFDLSNAAYTGLVARLCKDVEERGGGDREKEVIRAFMGVSTNNFKRTLNLIDQEYGSMNEYLRNQLMITQKDIRTLRKRYLH; this comes from the coding sequence TTGAATATAGATTTTGAAAATATCGTAAATGCCCGCGATCTTGGCGGGCTAAATGCTACCGGCGGACGACAAGTGCGCTACGGTTGCCTGATGCGTACAGCCCACTTGCACGACGCCTCCGATGACGACGTGCAGCGTCTGTGCAATGAGTACCACATAAGACGCATTTTCGACTTCCGGTCATTAGACGAAGCCAAATATATGCCTGACCGAGACATACCGGGCTCCGTGCACCACCTGTTGCCAACCATCGATATGAGCGAGGAAAAACGTACTGGAAAGGCTATACCCGAAGAGGCGTTCCTCGATCTTGAAAGCCACATTGTCAACTACTCATTTTATCCCGAAGTGCAACAGATGGCGGCAGATATGTATCCCTCTCTCATTCGTAGCGAATACTCACAACTTCAATATGCCACCTTCATGCGCCTTATCATCGAAACGCCGGACGGAGGTGTGTTGTGGCATTGCTTTCAAGGTAAAGACCGTACCGGATGGGGTGCTGCATTCCTGTTGTCAGCATTAGGTGTCAGTCGCGATGACATCATCAGAGATTTTGACCTCTCCAATGCAGCCTATACCGGTCTTGTCGCAAGGCTATGCAAAGACGTGGAAGAACGAGGTGGAGGTGATAGAGAGAAGGAAGTCATAAGAGCATTTATGGGGGTAAGTACAAATAACTTCAAGCGTACCCTCAACCTTATCGACCAGGAATACGGCTCAATGAATGAGTACCTCCGGAACCAACTCATGATTACACAGAAAGACATACGGACACTCCGAAAGCGCTATCTTCATTGA
- a CDS encoding fibronectin type III domain-containing protein: protein MKKIYSLLVLSLFVGLQCFGQRYIKLYQDDVVIKQLSTEEIDSISITETEPHIVNFWYDGKIFLNYNAAGIDSITVTNNGKPPLSYAGVVAFNSELKIKDLDILAPSTADEYENFIKYDLTQKNGTILYYAFDKALNILHDNANNIVTPLESVHVITFTDGLDQGSLMLTDKYGSSVEYLNALRNRMAQTKVSGLSPQFYSVGLRGSDVSNVELFRQNLRGLASSDANAFEVNSINEIGSKFYDIEKQIQNVSTRQSMTFKVPGVESGTRMRFVFDNQAAENSQLYIEGTFNLQDRCLHDVVYHGIKAVSGKTIQGTQDGIFLTYTFTGMHRETGTSLIPTSSVAHYYKYPSSTSWQYNSEFSGTTSSQENVSHTGTAILLIIDCSSSLTDEDFWQIRQSASSFLSGVADNAERWKLSGPQNFKAVFDENKNVVNLSWDAVNYAQSYRVYRSSGLNGNYTLVADNVKGNSWTDESPLQACCYKVSAIYLGGKSILSESIYYGLEYIDLGLPSGLLWATCNVGASKPEEYGDYFAWGETKPKADYSWSTYKWGSGERWLTKYNPFLSYGANSFTDRKITLDLADDAACANWGGEWRMPTKADIKELLDNTSTQWVDNYNGTGVAGMRFTGANGNDLFLPAAGDRAGTLLNNAGSDGYYWSSSLGCDVSDSGEATGRPWEARELYFSSYGAWCGPGGNPRYVGFPVRPVRPKN from the coding sequence ATGAAAAAGATATATTCTTTACTTGTTCTTTCACTGTTTGTGGGCTTGCAATGCTTCGGGCAACGATACATCAAGCTTTATCAGGATGATGTGGTAATCAAGCAACTGTCCACTGAAGAGATAGACAGCATAAGCATTACAGAAACCGAACCGCATATCGTCAATTTTTGGTATGACGGTAAAATTTTCCTGAATTACAACGCTGCAGGGATAGACAGCATCACTGTAACCAATAATGGAAAACCGCCACTGTCATACGCGGGAGTCGTAGCATTCAACAGTGAACTCAAAATAAAGGACTTGGATATTCTCGCTCCCTCTACAGCAGATGAATATGAAAACTTCATTAAATACGATTTGACTCAAAAAAATGGTACGATATTGTACTATGCATTTGACAAAGCCTTGAACATATTGCACGATAATGCCAACAACATTGTAACACCTCTGGAGAGTGTACATGTCATTACTTTTACTGATGGTTTGGACCAAGGTTCATTGATGCTGACTGACAAGTATGGTTCTTCAGTGGAATACCTTAATGCGCTCCGCAATCGTATGGCACAAACAAAAGTATCGGGCTTGTCTCCTCAATTCTATTCTGTTGGTTTGCGCGGCTCTGATGTCAGCAATGTAGAGCTGTTCAGACAAAATCTCAGAGGCCTGGCTTCTTCGGACGCAAATGCTTTTGAAGTGAACAGTATCAATGAAATCGGTTCTAAGTTTTACGATATAGAGAAACAGATTCAAAATGTCAGCACGCGTCAGTCTATGACTTTCAAGGTTCCCGGTGTTGAAAGCGGGACACGAATGCGCTTTGTCTTTGACAATCAGGCGGCAGAAAACAGTCAGCTTTACATAGAAGGCACGTTCAATCTCCAGGACCGTTGTCTCCATGATGTTGTCTATCATGGTATTAAAGCCGTGTCCGGTAAGACCATACAAGGCACCCAAGATGGCATCTTTTTGACTTATACATTTACAGGCATGCATCGGGAAACGGGAACCTCACTTATTCCTACTTCTTCTGTAGCACATTACTATAAATATCCTTCTTCTACATCGTGGCAATATAACTCAGAATTTTCCGGCACAACCAGTTCTCAGGAGAATGTCTCACATACCGGTACTGCCATTCTTCTCATTATCGACTGCTCCAGTTCCCTGACGGACGAAGATTTCTGGCAGATACGGCAATCTGCCAGCTCTTTCCTTAGCGGCGTTGCTGACAATGCAGAACGTTGGAAGTTGTCTGGTCCTCAGAATTTCAAAGCAGTGTTTGATGAAAACAAGAATGTTGTGAATCTTTCTTGGGATGCCGTAAATTATGCGCAGAGTTATCGAGTATATCGCAGTAGTGGCTTAAATGGAAATTACACATTAGTGGCAGATAATGTAAAAGGAAACTCATGGACAGATGAAAGTCCGTTGCAGGCTTGTTGCTATAAAGTAAGTGCAATATACTTAGGTGGAAAAAGTATATTAAGCGAAAGTATTTATTATGGCCTTGAATATATTGATTTAGGCTTGCCCAGCGGTCTGCTGTGGGCTACGTGCAATGTAGGCGCAAGCAAGCCCGAAGAATACGGCGACTATTTCGCCTGGGGTGAAACTAAACCTAAGGCAGATTACTCTTGGAGTACCTACAAGTGGGGCAGCGGAGAGAGATGGCTCACGAAGTATAACCCTTTTCTATCTTATGGCGCGAATAGCTTTACGGACAGAAAGATAACACTCGATCTTGCCGATGATGCCGCCTGCGCCAACTGGGGCGGTGAATGGCGTATGCCTACGAAGGCAGATATTAAAGAACTTTTGGATAATACAAGTACTCAGTGGGTAGATAATTACAACGGCACAGGTGTAGCAGGTATGCGCTTCACAGGTGCTAACGGCAATGACTTATTCCTTCCCGCTGCGGGCGACCGCGCCGGCACTTTGCTCAACAACGCAGGTTCGGACGGGTACTACTGGTCGAGTTCGCTCGGATGTGATGTCTCTGATAGCGGAGAAGCAACTGGCCGCCCGTGGGAAGCACGCGAACTGTACTTCAGTTCCTACGGCGCCTGGTGCGGCCCTGGCGGCAACCCCCGCTATGTTGGATTCCCGGTTCGCCCTGTGCGCCCCAAGAACTGA
- the xpt gene encoding xanthine phosphoribosyltransferase has protein sequence MDELRQRIMKEGRAKSEGGIVLVSSFINHQLDPQLMMHCGEEFARLFQDQGINKIVTIEASGIAPAIMTGYLMNLPVVFIKKKTPKTVDESWKSWVWSFTRGDETTVCIDRRFLTDKDRILFIDDFLADGHASGSVIHLCRQSGAKIVGMGFLVEKGFAQGGQFLRDHNINYHALATITRINEDNTIELADDIHF, from the coding sequence ATGGATGAACTGAGACAGCGAATAATGAAAGAAGGACGTGCCAAGTCTGAAGGCGGTATAGTTTTGGTGAGTTCCTTTATCAATCATCAACTTGATCCGCAGTTGATGATGCATTGTGGAGAGGAGTTTGCCCGTCTGTTTCAAGACCAAGGTATCAACAAAATCGTTACCATTGAGGCTTCGGGCATTGCACCAGCCATTATGACCGGCTATCTTATGAACCTGCCTGTCGTTTTCATCAAGAAGAAAACACCAAAAACTGTAGATGAATCGTGGAAGTCGTGGGTATGGTCGTTTACGAGAGGCGACGAGACCACTGTCTGCATCGACCGCCGTTTCCTGACGGACAAGGATCGCATACTTTTCATTGACGATTTCCTTGCGGACGGACATGCCTCAGGCAGTGTTATCCATTTATGCCGTCAGTCGGGTGCGAAAATCGTGGGGATGGGTTTTTTGGTAGAGAAAGGATTTGCACAGGGCGGCCAGTTCTTACGCGACCACAATATCAACTATCATGCTCTTGCCACCATCACCCGTATTAACGAGGACAACACTATCGAACTTGCTGATGATATTCACTTCTAA
- a CDS encoding DUF362 domain-containing protein, with product MAYVITDSCVACGTCIDECPAGAISEGDIYSIDPDVCVDCGTCADVCPSGAIIPGE from the coding sequence ATGGCTTATGTAATCACTGACAGCTGCGTAGCATGCGGCACATGTATCGACGAATGCCCCGCTGGAGCAATCTCTGAAGGCGACATCTACTCAATCGACCCCGATGTATGTGTTGACTGCGGCACATGCGCTGACGTTTGCCCATCAGGAGCAATCATTCCAGGCGAATAA
- a CDS encoding bifunctional serine/threonine-protein kinase/formylglycine-generating enzyme family protein: MTQFLPSGTILASRYRLLQHLGSGGFANTYLATDSHFPDGSRLVAVKEFYLKHINHREQKTGDILTTYKSQTPSFDHLRNRFFNEAMRMHELHHPGIVSVTDVFEEGGTAYFVMDYLAKGTLYTHACKLTERQATDYTRQVLNALTVLHRANICHLDIKPTNILLDDDENAVLTDFGASILLDADFTTGENELLFSPGYAPIEQLCRDTKNIGPWTDIYAVGATLHFLLTGKIPPLPTTPHAISNDLHIDGADQGVKDFIRTCLARDFRQRPQSAQEAIELLDKAQPSDSILATATTDEPDEEAPSGFIFTESAPTTDETTNETPTTKKNTFRYGAFIDALFVLIIAGAAYLIFSQRNYPIQEASPSQSVPLTVMLPDSVPLHLTQVEGGTFTMGATAEQILHFEYDELPTRPVCLDDYYIGRTEVTQQQWEAIMGYNPSKFPSPENPVENVSRQDCLLFIERLNALRHDLLPPTLATCRFRLPTEAEWEYAARGGRHAHGFLHSGSNRVDDVAWYKENSHSGMKHRTHPVAKKQPNELGLYDMSGNVWEHCQDIYQNSYDSLATNNPTGPTEGSTYAARGGSFSDDARGQRITDRNWFLPSTRVPRLGLRLVLAVQ; encoded by the coding sequence ATGACACAATTCCTCCCATCAGGCACTATCCTCGCATCTCGGTACAGATTGCTGCAACACCTTGGTAGCGGAGGTTTCGCGAACACTTATCTTGCTACAGACAGCCACTTCCCGGATGGTAGCAGGCTTGTGGCTGTTAAGGAGTTCTACTTGAAACATATCAACCATCGCGAACAAAAAACAGGCGACATCCTGACAACCTATAAATCGCAAACACCTTCATTCGACCACCTGCGCAACCGCTTCTTCAACGAAGCAATGCGAATGCACGAGTTGCACCATCCGGGCATTGTCAGCGTGACAGACGTATTCGAGGAGGGTGGCACAGCCTATTTCGTGATGGACTACCTCGCGAAGGGCACACTCTACACACACGCTTGCAAACTCACCGAACGGCAGGCTACAGACTACACAAGGCAAGTGCTCAACGCCCTGACGGTCCTCCATCGTGCCAACATCTGTCATCTTGACATAAAACCCACAAACATCCTTCTCGATGATGATGAAAACGCCGTACTGACAGACTTCGGCGCAAGCATACTCCTTGATGCTGATTTCACAACCGGAGAAAACGAACTGCTCTTCTCTCCAGGCTACGCACCAATAGAACAACTATGCCGCGACACCAAAAACATCGGTCCTTGGACAGACATATATGCCGTAGGTGCCACACTCCATTTTCTACTGACAGGAAAAATACCACCATTACCGACCACGCCCCACGCCATCAGCAACGACTTGCATATCGACGGAGCAGATCAGGGAGTGAAAGATTTTATCCGTACATGCTTGGCACGCGACTTCAGGCAGCGTCCTCAAAGTGCCCAGGAAGCAATCGAATTGTTAGACAAGGCGCAGCCCTCCGACAGCATCCTCGCCACAGCAACCACCGACGAACCCGACGAAGAAGCGCCCTCAGGATTTATCTTCACGGAGAGCGCCCCTACTACGGACGAAACGACTAACGAAACACCCACAACCAAGAAAAACACCTTCAGATACGGAGCATTCATAGACGCTCTCTTCGTCCTGATTATAGCAGGAGCGGCATACCTGATATTCTCACAGCGAAACTACCCCATTCAGGAAGCCTCGCCCAGCCAAAGCGTACCGCTGACCGTCATGCTCCCCGACAGCGTGCCGCTCCACCTTACACAGGTGGAAGGCGGTACATTCACCATGGGTGCAACAGCCGAACAGATTCTACATTTCGAATACGACGAACTCCCCACGCGACCCGTCTGTCTCGATGACTACTACATCGGACGCACCGAAGTTACACAGCAGCAATGGGAAGCCATAATGGGCTATAACCCATCAAAATTTCCTTCACCTGAAAATCCCGTGGAAAATGTCTCACGGCAAGACTGTCTCCTCTTCATCGAAAGGCTCAATGCCCTGCGCCATGACCTGCTCCCCCCGACGCTCGCCACCTGCCGCTTCCGCCTGCCCACAGAAGCAGAATGGGAATATGCCGCACGCGGCGGACGCCATGCGCACGGATTTCTGCATAGCGGCTCCAACCGCGTGGACGACGTGGCATGGTATAAAGAGAACAGCCATAGTGGAATGAAACACCGGACACACCCTGTCGCCAAAAAGCAGCCCAACGAACTCGGCTTATACGACATGAGCGGCAACGTATGGGAGCATTGTCAGGACATCTACCAGAACAGTTACGACAGCCTCGCCACAAACAACCCCACAGGACCGACCGAAGGAAGCACATACGCAGCACGCGGCGGCAGTTTCTCCGACGATGCCCGGGGCCAGCGAATCACCGACCGAAACTGGTTCCTGCCCAGCACAAGAGTACCACGCCTCGGACTACGACTCGTGCTGGCAGTGCAATAA
- a CDS encoding SpoIIE family protein phosphatase — protein MWILIVAAVVLEGIACFQYFYSRSAIRKEAERRAKTELCRAELEIEMHTIEMETVAKTLAMMAEKYVDMPDSIFASTRSMVAAVNSTSSLAVAYVPGYFPSQGTYFEACSSRISDDSIHTRQIGSAAHDYTQMEWYKNGLEKDSCWWTEPYLDDSGSQTWVVSCSYPVRKNGKVVAVVCVDLSLDYLQKLSEYLQIYQGSYYSIRSSKGVDIVASPDTVAGRDYEIFHEEIDATGWNISIIIPDDVIYAELKRVSLILSGLMLLGLALLLFILYRSTKNIAKIVDLSNQQERIESELNIARNIQMAMLPTRFPPFENNPNLTGYGVVVPAKEIGGDLFDFLIRDNKLFFCIGDVSGKGVPAALVMAVTRSLFRSFTKNIDSPAQIVSQMNGSLSEDPDNQNMFVTLFIGVLDLNSGNLRYCNAGHNAPVQITNSQSKTANGQYAMVDCIANIPLGILAGFDYQEQAMQMAVGDSLFLYTDGLTEAENEQHELFGEQRMLQTIRQWDTQISAAESIAAMQEAVSDFVGDAIQSDDLTMFTFRFLSPPPTSHHSLVMRNDIEQIPTLAEWVDSLELPQDMNMTINLAIEEAVSNVMLYAYPENESGQVLVEADKSPDMVVFTITDSGKPFDPTAQAQPDISLSVEERPIGGLGIHLVRQIMDVIKYERKDNNNILTLIKKIQKYPNDNDLINQ, from the coding sequence ATGTGGATACTGATTGTGGCTGCCGTAGTGCTGGAGGGCATAGCATGCTTTCAGTATTTTTATAGCAGATCAGCCATCCGTAAAGAAGCAGAGCGGCGTGCCAAGACAGAACTTTGCCGTGCTGAACTGGAAATAGAAATGCACACCATTGAGATGGAAACGGTAGCCAAGACCTTGGCAATGATGGCTGAAAAATATGTGGACATGCCGGATTCCATCTTCGCATCCACACGATCCATGGTCGCAGCGGTAAATAGTACGAGTAGTTTGGCTGTAGCCTACGTGCCTGGCTACTTCCCGAGTCAAGGCACATATTTTGAAGCATGTAGCAGTCGCATCTCGGATGACAGCATACACACCCGGCAGATAGGTAGTGCTGCTCACGACTATACGCAGATGGAGTGGTACAAGAACGGATTGGAGAAAGATTCCTGCTGGTGGACTGAACCATATCTTGACGACTCAGGGTCGCAGACATGGGTGGTCAGTTGTTCGTACCCGGTTCGTAAGAATGGTAAAGTGGTGGCAGTTGTGTGCGTGGACCTGTCGCTCGACTATCTGCAGAAACTTTCCGAATATCTGCAGATATACCAAGGCAGTTACTACTCCATACGTTCTTCAAAGGGCGTGGATATCGTAGCCAGTCCTGACACCGTTGCAGGACGCGATTATGAAATCTTCCATGAGGAAATTGACGCCACTGGATGGAATATCTCAATTATCATTCCTGACGATGTGATTTATGCAGAACTGAAACGCGTCAGTCTGATCCTAAGCGGTCTGATGCTGCTTGGTTTGGCTCTGTTGCTGTTTATTCTTTATCGTTCTACTAAGAATATCGCCAAAATAGTTGACCTGAGCAATCAGCAGGAGCGCATAGAGAGCGAACTCAACATCGCACGCAACATTCAGATGGCTATGCTGCCGACACGTTTTCCGCCATTCGAAAACAATCCTAATCTGACTGGCTATGGCGTTGTGGTTCCTGCCAAGGAAATTGGCGGAGACCTGTTCGATTTCCTAATCCGCGATAACAAATTGTTCTTCTGTATCGGCGATGTGAGTGGAAAAGGCGTGCCGGCTGCATTGGTAATGGCAGTAACACGCTCACTCTTCCGCAGTTTTACCAAGAATATAGACAGCCCGGCGCAAATCGTTTCGCAGATGAACGGCAGCCTTTCCGAAGATCCGGACAATCAAAACATGTTTGTAACACTCTTTATAGGGGTACTTGACCTCAACTCCGGGAACCTTCGCTACTGCAATGCAGGACATAATGCACCTGTGCAAATAACGAACAGTCAAAGTAAAACGGCTAATGGTCAATACGCAATGGTCGATTGCATCGCCAATATCCCGCTTGGTATATTGGCAGGATTTGATTACCAGGAGCAGGCCATGCAGATGGCAGTAGGAGACTCCCTGTTTTTATATACCGACGGGCTGACGGAGGCAGAGAATGAACAGCATGAACTCTTCGGCGAGCAAAGAATGTTGCAAACCATCAGGCAGTGGGATACACAAATATCTGCTGCTGAAAGTATTGCCGCTATGCAGGAAGCCGTATCTGACTTCGTGGGCGATGCTATACAGAGCGATGACCTGACGATGTTTACATTTCGCTTTTTAAGTCCCCCGCCAACGTCTCACCACTCTCTCGTCATGCGAAACGATATTGAACAAATCCCAACTCTTGCTGAATGGGTGGACTCACTCGAATTGCCGCAAGATATGAATATGACCATAAATCTTGCGATAGAAGAGGCGGTGAGCAATGTGATGCTTTATGCCTATCCTGAGAACGAAAGCGGACAGGTTCTCGTTGAGGCAGATAAATCTCCCGACATGGTGGTATTTACCATTACCGACTCCGGCAAACCATTCGACCCGACAGCGCAGGCCCAGCCAGATATTTCGTTGTCTGTTGAAGAACGGCCTATAGGCGGACTCGGCATACACCTCGTGCGACAGATTATGGACGTAATAAAATATGAGCGCAAGGATAATAACAATATCTTGACGCTCATAAAAAAGATTCAGAAATACCCAAACGACAACGACCTGATAAACCAATGA